A genomic segment from Kyrpidia tusciae DSM 2912 encodes:
- a CDS encoding PepSY domain-containing protein, translating into MIKPRLLAVGAALLVAGLGTSVSALAAEGPQFTAPVHGRAQWDIDWDEVHSSVQLTDAQKKQLRVTIEQAYQQALMPHAKITAKQAGEAALKAEPKGMVTEVKLHSVHGNVVYLVHMNREGARSLVVVDAGNGNVLVHKTMMKAHGDD; encoded by the coding sequence GTGATAAAACCTCGTTTGCTGGCCGTTGGCGCGGCCCTGCTGGTGGCGGGTCTCGGGACGTCGGTGTCGGCGTTGGCGGCGGAAGGGCCGCAATTCACGGCACCGGTCCACGGCCGGGCTCAGTGGGACATTGACTGGGATGAAGTGCACAGCAGCGTCCAGTTGACGGACGCGCAGAAAAAACAGCTCCGTGTGACCATTGAACAGGCGTACCAGCAAGCCCTCATGCCCCATGCGAAGATTACGGCGAAACAGGCTGGGGAAGCGGCCCTGAAGGCCGAGCCCAAGGGCATGGTCACCGAGGTCAAGCTTCACAGTGTTCACGGGAACGTCGTGTATCTGGTGCACATGAACCGCGAAGGGGCGCGATCCTTGGTGGTGGTCGACGCCGGCAACGGCAATGTGTTGGTGCACAAGACCATGATGAAGGCGCACGGCGACGATTGA
- a CDS encoding pyridoxal-phosphate-dependent aminotransferase family protein, with protein sequence MNEKRIPQRILLGPGPSDCHPEVLKAMATPLVGHLDPVFLEQMNETMQRLREVFQTRYPLTLAMSGTGSAGMETVFVNALEPGDRVVIGICGAFGERMVDVASRTGAEVIQVRAPWGRTVDPGQIQEALKNHPGVKAVAVVHAETSTGVLQPLEEIGRLARDHGALFLVDAVTSLGGVPVPVEEAAIDACYSGTQKCLSAPPGLSPATFSPKFEEALERRKRKVQSWYLDLTMVRQYWGSERFYHHTAPITMMYALHEALGLLLEEGLESVFRRHWVNGRALQAGLEAMGLQLYADAGHRLPQLTSVWIPEGVEDTLVRNRLLNEYGIEIGGGLGEVKGRVWRIGLLGHSSRRRNVLLLLSALEQILRSVGYSVESGIGCQAAEGAYRDFLAKE encoded by the coding sequence ATGAATGAAAAGAGAATTCCGCAGCGGATTTTGTTGGGACCTGGCCCGAGCGACTGTCATCCCGAGGTGCTGAAGGCCATGGCGACCCCCTTGGTGGGACATCTGGATCCGGTTTTCCTCGAACAGATGAACGAGACGATGCAACGGCTGAGAGAGGTGTTTCAAACCCGTTACCCGCTGACCCTGGCGATGTCCGGAACGGGCAGTGCGGGGATGGAAACGGTGTTTGTCAATGCCTTGGAACCCGGGGATCGGGTGGTAATCGGCATTTGCGGCGCCTTCGGGGAGCGGATGGTGGACGTCGCCTCCCGCACCGGTGCCGAAGTGATTCAGGTGCGGGCGCCCTGGGGGAGGACCGTCGATCCGGGTCAGATTCAGGAGGCTCTGAAAAATCACCCAGGAGTGAAAGCGGTGGCGGTGGTTCACGCCGAAACTTCGACGGGGGTTTTACAACCTCTGGAAGAGATCGGCAGGCTGGCGCGCGATCACGGGGCCCTGTTCTTGGTGGATGCGGTGACGTCGTTGGGCGGTGTTCCCGTGCCGGTGGAAGAGGCGGCGATCGACGCCTGTTACTCCGGAACGCAAAAATGTCTCAGCGCGCCTCCCGGGCTTTCACCGGCCACGTTTAGCCCCAAGTTCGAAGAAGCGTTGGAGCGCCGCAAGCGAAAAGTCCAGAGTTGGTATCTCGACTTGACGATGGTTCGCCAGTACTGGGGGAGCGAGCGTTTCTATCATCACACCGCCCCGATTACGATGATGTACGCCCTGCACGAGGCTTTGGGGTTGTTGTTGGAAGAGGGCTTAGAATCTGTATTCCGGCGGCACTGGGTGAATGGTCGGGCTCTTCAGGCGGGCCTTGAGGCAATGGGTCTCCAACTGTATGCCGACGCAGGGCATCGCCTGCCCCAGTTGACTTCGGTGTGGATCCCCGAAGGTGTGGAGGATACTTTGGTGCGCAACCGCCTGCTCAACGAGTACGGGATTGAGATCGGCGGGGGGCTTGGAGAGGTCAAGGGCCGGGTGTGGCGAATCGGTTTGCTCGGCCATTCCAGCCGACGGCGAAATGTCCTGCTCCTACTCAGTGCGCTGGAGCAGATTCTTCGGAGTGTGGGTTACTCGGTGGAATCGGGCATAGGCTGTCAGGCGGCGGAGGGCGCGTACCGGGATTTTTTGGCTAAGGAGTGA
- a CDS encoding NUDIX hydrolase produces MRHSVLVFICALEPLRVLLLKRTAERGGWWQPVTGHVESGERPEEAAGRETREETGWMPDRLIRTPWTAQFEHLGQTYRHTVWIACCPRPFVPHLSSEHTDSRWVDPGRAEKMLFWPDNRELLFRVTDWLERQRRMDGGIT; encoded by the coding sequence GTGCGTCATTCGGTGCTCGTTTTTATCTGTGCGCTGGAACCCCTGCGGGTGTTGTTGCTCAAGCGAACGGCGGAGCGGGGGGGATGGTGGCAACCGGTAACAGGGCACGTGGAGTCGGGGGAGCGGCCGGAGGAGGCGGCGGGGCGGGAAACCCGGGAGGAGACGGGGTGGATGCCGGACCGGTTGATCAGGACTCCATGGACGGCCCAGTTCGAGCATCTGGGGCAGACATATCGGCACACCGTCTGGATAGCTTGTTGCCCTCGCCCTTTCGTACCGCACCTGAGCAGCGAGCACACCGACAGCCGGTGGGTGGATCCCGGCAGGGCCGAAAAGATGCTTTTTTGGCCGGACAATCGAGAATTGTTGTTTCGCGTTACGGATTGGTTGGAGCGACAAAGGAGGATGGATGGTGGGATTACTTGA
- the fabI gene encoding enoyl-ACP reductase FabI, whose translation MVGLLDGKKALVMGVANDRSIAWAIAKALADQGAELIFTYQGERLERRVRELAEQIPGSLLFPCDVSRDEDLDALKLVLDQQVGALHVLVHSIAFAKTEELSGLYVDTSREGFAIAQEISVYSLTAVLQRLRGLLAKEGGSVITMTYMGSERVMPNYNVMGVAKAALESSVRYLAEDLGPDGIRVNAISAGPIRTLSAKGIKDFNSILKIIEEKAPLRRNTDPAEVGDTAVFLASSMSRGITGEIIHVDNGYHIMGV comes from the coding sequence ATGGTGGGATTACTTGACGGCAAGAAGGCATTGGTCATGGGGGTGGCCAACGACCGCAGTATCGCCTGGGCTATCGCCAAGGCCCTGGCGGACCAAGGGGCGGAACTGATCTTTACATACCAAGGGGAACGGCTGGAACGCCGGGTTCGGGAGTTGGCGGAGCAGATTCCGGGCTCGTTGTTATTTCCTTGCGATGTGAGCCGGGATGAGGACCTGGATGCGTTGAAGCTAGTTCTCGATCAACAGGTGGGCGCCCTTCACGTCCTGGTACACAGTATCGCCTTTGCGAAAACCGAGGAGCTCTCCGGGCTTTATGTGGATACCTCCCGGGAAGGATTCGCCATTGCCCAGGAGATCAGCGTCTACTCCTTGACGGCAGTGCTCCAGCGCCTGCGGGGGCTTTTGGCCAAAGAAGGCGGGAGTGTGATCACCATGACCTACATGGGTTCGGAGAGAGTCATGCCGAACTACAATGTGATGGGGGTGGCCAAGGCGGCCCTGGAATCCAGTGTGCGCTATCTGGCGGAGGATCTCGGCCCTGATGGGATTCGGGTGAACGCCATCTCGGCGGGTCCCATCCGCACCCTGTCCGCAAAGGGAATCAAAGATTTCAACAGCATTTTAAAAATCATCGAAGAAAAAGCGCCCTTGCGGAGGAATACCGACCCGGCGGAGGTGGGGGATACGGCGGTCTTCCTGGCCAGTTCTATGTCCCGGGGAATTACCGGGGAAATCATTCACGTCGATAACGGGTATCACATCATGGGGGTTTGA
- a CDS encoding RNA-guided endonuclease InsQ/TnpB family protein, with protein sequence MEYAQVKYLKDLGYKRRIRDERVAAGFVSPFGLQARQWKLALEDALWTLERQWEAAIAEVRDRLHRNGGLTPKERDYAFWLLDKFGDRPRDWRKIEAIFRDEDLAGKKTELEPAGRKKVRHGLKRLFRRILGKRPRVRKARSFVVDQQMYRVFMVGNRQYVAVMGLSPGKRIVIPLSGIHKLRGNLRVVLLPDEQAVEIHMSREPKTYPAGEEEAGIDLGVTEVLTDDSGKKYRPEYGQALQEMSDHVLDKGRKRQKLWALYRKNRERDPGKARRIRRHNLGLVKQHKRHRRYRAWCENEINRAFRAFFRERRPRVIAYEDLSHLRGKARNKGLSRKVSQWQRQAIRERLEYLCHVYCITDPGPVNAAYTSQTCPCPGCGWVDGKNRNGDSFRCQKCGYEGDADHVAATNVKGRLRDQEITKYTPHKEVKRILLKRYWENHA encoded by the coding sequence GTGGAGTACGCGCAGGTGAAGTACCTCAAGGATCTGGGGTATAAACGGAGAATTCGAGATGAACGGGTGGCCGCCGGGTTTGTGAGTCCCTTTGGTCTTCAGGCTCGGCAGTGGAAGCTGGCTTTGGAAGACGCCTTATGGACCTTGGAGCGACAGTGGGAAGCGGCGATTGCCGAGGTGCGGGACCGTCTTCACCGCAACGGGGGGTTAACCCCGAAGGAACGGGATTACGCCTTCTGGTTGCTGGACAAGTTCGGGGACAGGCCCCGGGATTGGAGAAAGATTGAGGCGATTTTTCGGGATGAGGATCTGGCCGGGAAAAAGACCGAATTGGAGCCGGCCGGGCGGAAGAAGGTCCGCCACGGGCTGAAGCGGCTGTTTCGCCGGATCCTGGGAAAGAGGCCGCGGGTCAGGAAAGCCCGGAGTTTTGTTGTGGATCAACAGATGTACCGAGTGTTCATGGTGGGCAACCGGCAGTATGTGGCGGTGATGGGATTGTCCCCGGGAAAAAGGATCGTGATCCCCCTTTCTGGGATTCACAAGCTGAGGGGCAATCTGCGGGTGGTTCTGCTGCCGGACGAACAGGCGGTGGAGATTCACATGAGCCGGGAACCAAAGACCTACCCGGCCGGGGAGGAAGAGGCGGGAATCGACCTGGGAGTCACCGAAGTTCTGACGGATGACTCGGGGAAGAAGTATCGGCCGGAGTACGGCCAGGCCCTGCAAGAGATGTCGGACCACGTGCTGGACAAAGGACGGAAACGCCAGAAGCTGTGGGCGTTGTATCGCAAAAACCGGGAGCGGGACCCGGGAAAGGCCAGGCGAATTCGTCGGCACAACCTGGGGCTGGTGAAACAGCACAAGCGACACAGGCGGTACCGGGCGTGGTGCGAGAACGAGATCAACCGGGCGTTTCGGGCGTTTTTTCGGGAACGCCGGCCGAGGGTGATCGCCTACGAAGATTTGTCCCACCTGCGGGGGAAGGCGAGGAACAAGGGGCTGTCCCGCAAGGTGAGCCAGTGGCAACGGCAGGCGATCCGGGAGCGACTGGAATACTTGTGCCATGTTTATTGCATAACCGATCCGGGACCGGTGAACGCCGCGTATACGAGCCAGACCTGTCCCTGTCCCGGATGCGGCTGGGTGGACGGCAAGAACCGCAACGGCGATTCGTTCCGGTGCCAAAAGTGCGGATATGAAGGAGATGCGGACCATGTGGCGGCGACCAATGTGAAGGGGCGTCTTCGCGACCAGGAGATCACAAAGTACACCCCACACAAAGAAGTCAAAAGAATTTTGCTGAAGCGCTACTGGGAGAACCACGCATGA
- the fadH gene encoding 2,4-dienoyl-CoA reductase — MLSPDTLKNRVAVITGGSSGLGKAIAGEFARLGAHIVITGRNEERLNAAAQDLLSRTPGARVLAVAGDVRNPADVDRWVAETNQAFGQIDILVNNAAGNFVCPAEQLSVNGWNAVVGIVLNGTFYCSRAMGKEMIESGRGGNILNIVATYSWTGGPGTVHSAAAKAGVVAMTRTLAVEWARYGIRVNAIAPGPIEHTGGAEKLWPTKTIEERLKQEIPAGRFGQPEEVARLASFIVSDYAGFMTGEVVTLDGGEWLNKGFLKHFEADKPTK; from the coding sequence ATGTTAAGTCCTGATACGTTAAAAAATCGCGTCGCGGTGATCACCGGAGGCAGTTCTGGGCTGGGAAAGGCGATCGCCGGCGAATTCGCCCGGCTTGGCGCCCACATCGTCATCACCGGACGCAATGAAGAACGCTTGAATGCCGCCGCCCAGGATCTTCTCAGCCGCACCCCGGGTGCCCGGGTGTTGGCCGTCGCAGGGGATGTCCGCAATCCTGCCGACGTCGATCGTTGGGTGGCGGAAACGAACCAAGCCTTCGGCCAAATCGATATCCTCGTCAACAATGCCGCAGGCAATTTCGTCTGCCCGGCCGAACAGTTGTCGGTCAACGGGTGGAACGCCGTGGTCGGCATCGTCCTCAACGGAACGTTCTACTGCTCCCGGGCGATGGGAAAAGAGATGATCGAATCCGGGCGAGGTGGAAACATCCTCAACATCGTCGCCACCTACTCCTGGACGGGCGGACCCGGCACCGTCCACTCGGCTGCGGCAAAAGCCGGGGTCGTGGCCATGACCCGAACCTTGGCGGTGGAATGGGCCAGATACGGCATCCGGGTGAACGCCATCGCCCCGGGGCCCATTGAGCACACGGGCGGAGCAGAAAAGCTGTGGCCGACCAAGACGATCGAGGAACGCCTGAAACAAGAGATCCCAGCAGGGCGGTTCGGCCAGCCCGAAGAGGTCGCCAGGCTTGCCTCCTTCATCGTCTCCGATTACGCCGGTTTCATGACCGGCGAGGTGGTGACCCTGGACGGCGGTGAATGGCTGAACAAGGGGTTTCTCAAACATTTTGAGGCCGACAAGCCGACGAAGTAG
- a CDS encoding TetR/AcrR family transcriptional regulator — MCPKKHIPSAVKDPKLIETRRQQIVAAAVNLFVEKGFHGTTTREIARESGLSIGALYEYVESKEDVLYLVCDNIHTTLETRLRRTLTEAGNARESLRSAIRQYLYVMDDMQDDVLLIYQESKSLPLEALHFVLGKEEQITGIFADILRRGIEDGSLRLDPGAVTLMAHNIIVLGQMWAFRRWALQRHYTLEEYIRVQTSLLLNELMSPDETDDTDTQVKKEEGEAVRGN; from the coding sequence ATGTGCCCGAAAAAGCACATTCCCTCGGCGGTCAAGGATCCTAAACTGATCGAAACCCGAAGACAGCAGATCGTGGCCGCCGCGGTGAATCTCTTTGTGGAAAAAGGGTTTCACGGCACCACCACCCGGGAGATCGCCCGGGAGAGCGGACTGAGCATCGGAGCCCTTTATGAATACGTGGAGTCCAAAGAGGACGTGTTGTACCTGGTTTGCGACAATATCCACACCACCCTGGAGACGCGGCTCCGGCGAACCCTCACGGAGGCGGGCAACGCTCGGGAGAGCTTGCGGTCGGCCATTCGACAGTATCTGTATGTGATGGACGATATGCAGGACGATGTGCTGCTCATCTATCAAGAAAGCAAATCTTTGCCCTTGGAGGCCCTGCACTTTGTGCTGGGAAAAGAAGAGCAGATTACCGGGATATTTGCCGACATTTTGCGCCGGGGCATCGAGGACGGCAGTCTTCGCCTGGACCCCGGGGCGGTGACGCTGATGGCCCATAACATCATTGTGCTCGGTCAGATGTGGGCCTTTCGCCGGTGGGCGTTGCAGCGGCACTATACGCTGGAGGAGTACATCCGGGTTCAGACGTCCCTCTTGCTCAATGAACTCATGAGTCCCGACGAGACCGATGACACAGATACACAGGTTAAAAAAGAAGAGGGGGAAGCTGTCCGTGGAAACTGA